A region from the Halomonas piscis genome encodes:
- a CDS encoding IS5 family transposase (programmed frameshift), with amino-acid sequence MSRLKLRDDQWERIEHLLPGKASDCGVTAKDNRLFVEAVLWIARTGAPWRDLPESFGRWHTVYMRYNRWSRKGVWQRIFDTVADDPDLEQLMIDGSIVRVHQHGASKKTRKVEAMGKSRGGLSTKIHAAVDALGNPVRLVLTPGQASEYGAAPALLEGFSPQAVLGDKGYDSTALRDMIQAAGAEPVIPPKKNRLARIEVDWHCYQDRNLVERFFQKIKKFRRLSTRYERLARNYQSLLCLVSAAIWLA; translated from the exons ATGAGTCGGTTGAAGTTACGCGATGATCAGTGGGAGCGAATCGAGCACCTGCTCCCCGGCAAAGCCTCAGACTGTGGGGTAACTGCCAAGGACAATCGCCTGTTCGTGGAAGCCGTGCTCTGGATCGCTCGGACCGGCGCCCCGTGGCGTGATCTTCCCGAATCTTTTGGGCGCTGGCACACCGTCTACATGCGGTATAACCGTTGGTCACGAAAGGGCGTTTGGCAGCGTATTTTTGACACAGTAGCCGACGATCCCGATCTAGAGCAGCTGATGATCGACGGTAGCATCGTCAGGGTGCACCAGCATGGAGCGTCAAAAAAAACACGCAAG GTCGAAGCCATGGGCAAATCTCGAGGCGGATTGAGCACCAAAATTCATGCCGCAGTCGATGCGTTAGGTAACCCAGTACGATTGGTTCTCACACCGGGCCAGGCGTCGGAGTATGGTGCTGCTCCCGCTCTACTGGAAGGTTTTTCCCCGCAAGCAGTGCTGGGCGACAAGGGGTATGACTCCACTGCTCTGCGGGACATGATTCAGGCCGCAGGTGCCGAGCCGGTGATTCCTCCGAAAAAGAATCGTTTGGCGCGCATTGAAGTAGACTGGCACTGTTACCAAGATCGCAATCTGGTGGAGAGGTTCTTTCAGAAAATCAAGAAGTTCCGGCGGTTATCTACACGCTATGAGCGACTGGCAAGAAACTACCAGTCACTCCTCTGCCTCGTGTCAGCCGCCATATGGCTGGCCTAA
- a CDS encoding succinate dehydrogenase iron-sulfur subunit, which produces MSNLQVSIYRYNPETDSAPYMQEFQVDTKGRDVMVLDVLHMMKEQDSSLAFRRSCREGVCGSDGMNMNGKNGLACVTPLSDVVKKGKITLRPLPGLPVIRDLVVDMAIFYKQYERIQPYLQNDEPEPAIERLQSPEDREKLDGLYECILCACCSTACPSFWWNPDKFVGPAGLLQSYRFLADSRDTATRERLTDLQDPFSVFRCRGIMNCVAFCPKGLNPTRAIGKIREMLVAEAT; this is translated from the coding sequence ATGTCCAATCTTCAGGTATCGATATATCGCTACAATCCTGAAACCGATTCTGCGCCGTACATGCAGGAATTTCAGGTCGATACAAAAGGCCGCGACGTCATGGTGCTTGACGTTCTGCACATGATGAAAGAGCAGGATTCCAGCCTGGCGTTTCGTCGCAGCTGCCGCGAAGGGGTGTGCGGTTCCGACGGCATGAACATGAACGGAAAAAACGGGCTGGCCTGCGTCACCCCGCTTTCCGACGTGGTCAAAAAAGGCAAGATAACGCTGCGTCCGCTGCCGGGGCTGCCGGTCATCCGCGATCTGGTCGTGGATATGGCGATCTTCTACAAGCAGTACGAGCGCATTCAGCCCTACCTGCAAAACGACGAGCCGGAGCCCGCCATCGAGCGCCTGCAGTCGCCGGAAGATCGCGAAAAGCTCGACGGCCTTTACGAGTGCATTCTGTGCGCCTGCTGCTCCACGGCCTGCCCGTCATTCTGGTGGAATCCCGACAAGTTTGTCGGTCCGGCGGGGCTTTTGCAGTCCTATCGCTTTCTCGCCGACTCCCGGGACACCGCGACCCGGGAGCGTCTTACCGACCTCCAGGACCCGTTCTCGGTATTTCGCTGCCGCGGCATCATGAACTGCGTGGCGTTTTGCCCCAAAGGGCTGAACCCCACCCGCGCCATCGGCAAGATTCGCGAAATGCTGGTCGCCGAGGCAACCTAG
- the gltA gene encoding citrate synthase — protein MADRKATLTVDGLDKSIELPVYSGALGPDVIDVRGLGGEGLFTYDPGFMATSSCQSAITYIDGGQGMLLHRGYPIGQLAQHSNFVELCYTLLFGDLPDDDQYAEFQARIRNHTMVHDQLNNFFKGFRRDAHPMSILCSVTGGLAAFYHDHMNIAREEDRVISAVRLIAKMPTIAAMAYKYNIGQPFNSPRNDLNYAENFLYMMFATPAEEYRVNPVYAKAMDRIFMLHADHEQNASTSTVRMAGSTGANPFACISAGIAALWGPAHGGANEAVLKMLDEIGDDSEENIQRFIDKAKDKNDPFKLMGFGHRVYRNFDPRARVMKETCDEVLDELGLADDPQLKIAKRLEQIALEDDYFIERKLYPNVDFYSGIVLKAMGIPTNMFTVIFAVSRTIGWISHWHEMLSDSYKISRPRQLYTGHDQRDYPQKK, from the coding sequence ATGGCTGACAGGAAAGCAACACTGACGGTAGACGGTCTGGACAAGTCAATTGAACTGCCCGTCTACTCAGGCGCCCTTGGGCCCGACGTCATCGACGTTCGCGGCCTAGGCGGCGAGGGCCTGTTCACCTATGACCCCGGCTTCATGGCAACCTCTTCCTGCCAGTCCGCCATCACCTATATCGACGGCGGCCAGGGCATGCTCTTGCACCGCGGCTACCCCATCGGCCAGCTGGCCCAGCATTCCAACTTTGTCGAGCTCTGCTACACCCTGCTGTTCGGCGATCTACCCGACGACGACCAGTACGCCGAGTTTCAGGCGCGCATCCGCAACCACACCATGGTCCATGACCAGCTCAACAACTTCTTCAAGGGCTTCCGCCGGGACGCCCACCCCATGTCGATTCTGTGCAGCGTGACCGGCGGCCTGGCGGCCTTCTATCACGACCACATGAACATCGCCCGCGAGGAAGACCGCGTTATCAGCGCCGTGCGGCTGATCGCCAAGATGCCCACCATTGCCGCCATGGCCTACAAGTACAATATCGGCCAGCCGTTCAATTCGCCGCGCAACGACCTGAACTACGCGGAAAACTTCCTCTACATGATGTTTGCCACCCCCGCCGAGGAATACCGGGTCAACCCGGTCTACGCCAAGGCCATGGATCGCATCTTCATGCTCCACGCCGACCACGAACAGAACGCCTCGACCTCGACGGTGCGCATGGCCGGCTCCACCGGCGCCAACCCGTTTGCCTGCATCAGCGCCGGCATTGCCGCGCTCTGGGGGCCGGCACACGGCGGCGCCAACGAGGCGGTGCTCAAGATGCTCGACGAAATCGGCGACGATTCCGAAGAGAACATCCAGCGCTTTATCGACAAGGCCAAGGATAAAAATGACCCGTTCAAGCTCATGGGCTTTGGCCACCGCGTCTATCGCAACTTCGATCCCCGCGCCAGGGTGATGAAGGAAACCTGCGACGAGGTGCTCGACGAGCTGGGTCTGGCCGACGACCCGCAGCTCAAGATCGCCAAGCGCCTGGAGCAGATTGCGCTGGAAGACGACTACTTCATCGAGCGCAAGCTCTACCCCAACGTCGACTTCTACTCGGGCATCGTCCTCAAGGCCATGGGTATCCCCACCAACATGTTCACCGTGATCTTTGCCGTCTCGCGCACCATCGGCTGGATTTCCCACTGGCACGAAATGCTCAGCGACAGCTACAAGATCAGCCGGCCGCGCCAGCTCTACACCGGCCACGACCAGCGGGACTATCCGCAGAAAAAATAA
- a CDS encoding IS701 family transposase: MQELDLSVSALLDDLADRLGPLFPRSETRDRALRYLQGLLSQCERKNSWHLAEWLGDATPDGVQYLLDRARWDADAARDILRQWVIDTLGSPEGVLVLDETGFIKKGQHSAGVQRQYSGTAGRIENSQIGVFLLYASPAGHAFLDRALYLPKSWTQDRERCRRAGIPDDVEFASKPELARRMLERAMDQDIPAAWVTGDSVYGGNRSLRLWLEDRSQPFVLEVACNEPLWWKSFQYTRADEIAAALPDDAWQTLSAGSGSKGERRYDWALTPLTRLQPTEEARRWGHYLLIRRSLSTPDELAYYVVHAPRDWVSIETLVRVAGQRWKIEQGFQTAKGECGLDEYEVRRWASWHRHITLSLLAHALLVAIRQASHQQKKLVPTGFS; this comes from the coding sequence ATGCAAGAACTGGATCTCTCTGTCTCAGCATTGTTGGATGACCTGGCAGATCGGTTAGGCCCGCTCTTTCCGCGTTCGGAAACGCGCGATCGCGCACTACGCTACCTCCAGGGTCTGCTTAGTCAGTGCGAACGTAAGAATAGCTGGCATCTTGCCGAGTGGCTCGGGGATGCCACCCCAGATGGGGTGCAGTACCTGTTGGATCGTGCCCGCTGGGATGCGGACGCAGCACGCGATATTCTCCGCCAATGGGTCATCGATACGCTGGGCTCGCCTGAGGGTGTCCTGGTCCTGGACGAGACCGGCTTTATCAAGAAAGGCCAGCACTCGGCCGGCGTGCAACGCCAGTACAGTGGCACCGCCGGCCGTATCGAAAATAGTCAGATCGGGGTCTTTCTTCTCTACGCTAGCCCGGCAGGGCATGCCTTCCTGGATCGCGCCCTGTACTTGCCCAAATCCTGGACACAGGACCGCGAGCGTTGTCGGCGTGCGGGCATCCCTGATGACGTCGAATTTGCCAGCAAACCCGAGCTCGCTCGCCGGATGCTGGAGCGCGCGATGGATCAGGACATACCGGCCGCCTGGGTGACGGGGGATAGCGTCTATGGCGGTAACCGCAGCCTGCGTCTGTGGCTGGAGGATCGCTCACAACCCTTTGTTTTAGAAGTGGCTTGCAACGAACCCTTGTGGTGGAAGAGTTTCCAGTACACGCGAGCCGACGAGATCGCGGCGGCACTGCCGGATGACGCATGGCAGACCCTATCCGCTGGCTCAGGCAGCAAGGGCGAACGCAGGTACGACTGGGCGTTGACGCCGCTGACAAGGCTGCAGCCTACGGAAGAGGCACGCCGCTGGGGCCATTATCTTCTGATCCGACGCAGCCTCTCGACACCGGATGAGTTGGCCTATTATGTGGTCCACGCGCCCAGGGACTGGGTATCGATAGAGACGCTGGTTCGAGTCGCGGGTCAGCGCTGGAAAATCGAGCAGGGTTTTCAGACGGCCAAGGGGGAATGCGGTCTGGATGAGTATGAGGTGAGGCGCTGGGCCAGTTGGCATCGCCACATTACTTTGTCGCTGCTCGCCCACGCCTTGCTGGTGGCGATACGGCAAGCGAGTCACCAGCAAAAAAAACTCGTACCGACAGGATTCAGTTGA
- the sdhA gene encoding succinate dehydrogenase flavoprotein subunit, with translation MSNLRSLTFDAIIIGGGGSGLRAALELAKSGKQTAVLSKVFPTRSHTVSAQGGITCAIGAADPEDDWRWHMYDTVKGSDYIADQDAAEYLCSEGPKAVFELEHMGLPFSRFDNGRIYQRPFGGQSKNFGEGGQAARTCAAADRTGHALLHTLYQNNIKNNTTFLNEWYAVDLVKNQSGDVVGCIAMCIETGEVVHVKSKATVLATGGAGRIYASTTNALINTGDGIGMALRAGFPMQDMEMWQFHPTGIHGAGTLVTEGCRGEGGYLINKDGERFMERYAPNAKDLASRDVVARSMVMEMLDGRGAGEDGDHVFLKLDHLGEEVLSKRLPGIVELSKTFAHVDPVHEPIPVVPTCHYMMGGIPTNVHGQAIQQDENGNDRVINGLFACGEVACVSVHGANRLGGNSLLDLVVFGRSAGKFIESALNEGVDYLEANESDIQAAMKRLERWNESGDGESVPELKRALQDIMQTDFGVFREEQKMQEGVKRLAELRKRIDNAYLPDKSNAFNTARVEALELDNLMEVAEATAISALERKESRGAHSRYDHPDRDDDNWLKHSIYCPKTKQLGKRDVNFTPKTVDTFEPKVRTY, from the coding sequence ATGTCTAACCTGCGTAGCCTGACATTTGACGCCATTATCATCGGTGGCGGCGGCTCCGGTCTGCGAGCGGCGCTGGAGCTGGCCAAGTCCGGCAAGCAAACCGCCGTGCTGTCCAAGGTGTTCCCCACGCGTTCGCACACGGTCTCGGCACAGGGCGGCATTACCTGCGCCATCGGCGCGGCCGACCCCGAGGACGACTGGCGCTGGCACATGTACGACACGGTCAAGGGCAGCGACTATATCGCCGACCAGGACGCGGCCGAGTACCTGTGCTCCGAAGGCCCCAAGGCGGTATTCGAGCTTGAGCACATGGGGCTGCCGTTTTCGCGCTTTGACAACGGCCGTATCTATCAGCGCCCGTTCGGCGGCCAGTCGAAAAACTTTGGCGAGGGCGGCCAGGCAGCGCGCACCTGCGCGGCGGCCGACCGTACCGGGCATGCGCTTCTGCACACGCTCTACCAGAACAATATCAAGAACAACACCACCTTTCTCAACGAGTGGTACGCCGTTGACCTGGTGAAAAACCAAAGCGGCGACGTGGTGGGCTGCATTGCCATGTGCATCGAAACCGGCGAAGTGGTGCACGTCAAATCCAAGGCGACGGTGCTGGCCACCGGCGGGGCCGGACGCATCTACGCCTCTACCACCAATGCCCTGATCAACACCGGCGACGGTATCGGCATGGCGCTGCGCGCGGGCTTTCCCATGCAGGACATGGAAATGTGGCAATTCCACCCCACCGGCATTCACGGCGCGGGCACGCTGGTCACCGAGGGCTGCCGCGGCGAGGGCGGTTATCTGATCAACAAGGACGGCGAACGCTTCATGGAGCGCTACGCGCCCAACGCCAAGGACCTGGCCAGCCGCGACGTCGTTGCCCGCTCCATGGTCATGGAAATGCTTGACGGCCGCGGCGCCGGCGAAGACGGCGACCACGTCTTCCTCAAGCTCGATCACCTCGGGGAAGAGGTGCTCAGCAAGCGTCTGCCCGGCATCGTCGAGCTGTCCAAGACCTTCGCCCACGTTGACCCGGTGCATGAGCCGATCCCCGTGGTTCCCACCTGCCACTATATGATGGGGGGCATTCCCACCAACGTGCACGGCCAGGCGATCCAGCAGGACGAGAACGGCAACGACCGCGTAATCAACGGCCTCTTTGCCTGCGGCGAAGTCGCCTGCGTCTCGGTTCACGGCGCCAACCGCCTGGGCGGCAACTCGCTTTTGGATCTGGTGGTCTTTGGCCGTTCGGCGGGCAAATTCATCGAGAGCGCGCTGAACGAGGGCGTTGACTACCTGGAAGCCAACGAGTCCGATATTCAAGCCGCCATGAAACGCTTGGAGCGCTGGAACGAGTCCGGTGACGGCGAGTCCGTGCCCGAGCTCAAGCGCGCTCTGCAGGACATCATGCAGACCGACTTCGGCGTATTCCGCGAAGAGCAGAAGATGCAGGAAGGGGTCAAGCGTCTGGCCGAGCTGCGCAAGCGGATCGACAACGCCTACCTGCCGGACAAGTCCAACGCCTTCAACACCGCTAGGGTCGAGGCGCTGGAACTGGATAACCTGATGGAAGTGGCCGAGGCCACGGCGATTTCCGCGCTGGAGCGCAAGGAAAGCCGCGGCGCGCATTCGCGCTACGACCATCCCGATCGTGACGACGACAACTGGCTGAAGCATTCCATCTATTGCCCCAAGACGAAACAGCTCGGCAAGCGCGATGTGAACTTCACGCCGAAAACCGTCGACACGTTCGAACCCAAGGTTCGCACCTACTGA
- the gltX gene encoding glutamate--tRNA ligase: MTVRTRIAPSPTGDPHVGTAYVALFNLCFARQHGGEFILRIEDTDRARSTAESEQMILDSLRWLGIEWDEGPDVGGAHGPYRQSERGDIYADHAQRLLDAGHAFKCYRTAEELDELREGRKAAGMHLALKPEDLALTADEQQRRADEGWPYVVRMKVPKDGVCVVQDMLRGRIDVDWAQVDAQILLKSDGMPTYHLANVIDDHLMGITHVMRGEEWINSAPKHQLLYEYLGWEMPVLCHMPLLRNPDKSKLSKRKNPTSINYYRRMGFLPQAVTNYLGRMGWSMPDEREKFSLDEMIDAFDIHRVSLGGPVFDLDKLTWLNGVYIREDLDDDAFLQALRDWAFNEDYVKQILPQVRPRVETLAQVMPLAGHFFSGLPAITHASFDGVKLEHETLVKLLQFMVWRLETLPAWHKEALLEEVKALAAHFELKMKAFLAPVFIAITGSSASTSVMDAMAILGSDMTRARLRHAISVLGGVSKKQTKRLEKEYRELA, encoded by the coding sequence ATGACCGTACGTACCCGTATCGCGCCGTCGCCCACGGGCGATCCCCATGTTGGCACTGCCTACGTGGCGCTGTTTAACCTGTGCTTTGCGCGCCAGCACGGCGGTGAATTCATCCTGCGCATCGAGGACACCGATCGCGCGCGCTCCACGGCGGAGTCCGAGCAGATGATCCTCGACTCGCTGCGCTGGCTGGGGATCGAGTGGGACGAAGGGCCCGACGTCGGCGGGGCGCATGGCCCTTACCGGCAGAGCGAGCGCGGCGACATCTACGCCGACCATGCGCAAAGGCTGCTGGACGCCGGGCACGCGTTCAAGTGCTATCGCACCGCCGAAGAGCTGGACGAGCTGCGCGAGGGGCGCAAGGCCGCGGGCATGCACCTGGCGCTCAAGCCCGAGGATCTGGCGCTGACGGCGGACGAGCAGCAGCGTCGCGCTGACGAGGGCTGGCCTTACGTGGTGCGGATGAAAGTACCCAAGGACGGTGTCTGCGTGGTTCAGGACATGCTGCGCGGGCGTATCGACGTGGACTGGGCCCAGGTGGACGCCCAGATCCTGCTGAAATCCGACGGCATGCCCACCTACCATCTGGCTAACGTCATCGACGACCATTTGATGGGCATCACCCACGTGATGCGCGGCGAGGAGTGGATCAACTCTGCGCCCAAGCATCAGCTGCTCTACGAGTACCTGGGCTGGGAGATGCCGGTGCTCTGCCATATGCCGCTGTTGCGCAATCCCGACAAGTCCAAGCTTTCCAAGCGCAAGAACCCCACCTCGATCAACTACTATCGCCGCATGGGGTTTTTGCCCCAGGCGGTGACCAACTACCTGGGGCGCATGGGCTGGTCCATGCCCGACGAGCGGGAAAAATTCAGCCTCGACGAAATGATCGACGCCTTTGATATTCACCGGGTATCGCTTGGCGGGCCGGTCTTCGACCTGGACAAGCTGACCTGGCTCAACGGCGTCTACATTCGCGAGGACCTGGACGACGACGCCTTCCTGCAGGCGCTGCGCGACTGGGCTTTTAACGAGGACTACGTCAAGCAGATTCTGCCCCAGGTGCGCCCGCGGGTGGAAACGCTGGCCCAGGTGATGCCGCTGGCCGGGCACTTTTTCTCGGGGCTGCCGGCCATTACCCACGCCTCCTTTGACGGCGTGAAGCTGGAGCATGAGACCCTGGTCAAGCTGCTGCAGTTTATGGTGTGGCGGCTGGAAACGCTGCCCGCCTGGCACAAGGAGGCGCTGCTCGAGGAAGTGAAAGCGCTGGCGGCGCATTTCGAGCTGAAGATGAAAGCGTTTCTGGCACCGGTGTTTATCGCCATTACCGGCTCCAGCGCCAGCACCTCGGTGATGGACGCCATGGCCATTCTCGGCTCGGACATGACCCGTGCGCGGCTGCGCCATGCCATCAGCGTATTGGGCGGCGTATCGAAAAAGCAGACCAAGCGCCTGGAGAAGGAATACCGCGAGCTTGCCTAG
- a CDS encoding NAD(P)-dependent oxidoreductase, producing the protein MRPVSTVAFIGLGVMGGPIAGHLARQGFALRVYNRTRHKADTWVEQYGGSAHETPAAAAEGANLVLCCVGNDNDVREVTTGEQGALAGMSPGAFLVDHTTASADLALELADTCRQGDIGFLDAPVSGGQQGAESGALTIMCGGDQALFQHLEPVMAHYACAVTLMGPAGSGQLTKMVNQICVAGLVQSLSEGLHFARQSGLDAHRVMEVLSKGAAGSWQMENRHQTMLEGDYDHGFAVDWMRKDLHICLSEARRLNAALPITALVDQFYAELQRQSDGRRDITALLKRLQATE; encoded by the coding sequence ATGCGACCCGTCTCCACCGTTGCCTTTATCGGCCTTGGCGTCATGGGCGGCCCCATTGCCGGCCACCTGGCGCGCCAGGGCTTTGCCCTTCGCGTTTACAACCGCACTCGGCACAAGGCCGATACCTGGGTCGAGCAATACGGCGGCAGCGCCCACGAAACCCCCGCCGCGGCAGCTGAAGGTGCCAACCTGGTGCTGTGCTGCGTGGGCAACGACAACGACGTGCGCGAAGTCACCACCGGCGAACAGGGCGCGCTGGCGGGCATGTCCCCCGGCGCTTTTCTGGTCGACCACACCACCGCCTCGGCTGACCTGGCGCTGGAGCTGGCCGACACCTGCCGCCAGGGCGATATCGGCTTTCTCGACGCGCCGGTTTCCGGCGGCCAGCAAGGAGCGGAAAGCGGCGCACTGACGATCATGTGCGGGGGCGACCAGGCGCTGTTCCAGCATCTCGAACCGGTCATGGCCCACTACGCCTGCGCGGTGACGCTCATGGGGCCGGCAGGCAGCGGCCAGCTGACCAAGATGGTCAATCAGATCTGCGTGGCCGGGCTGGTACAAAGCCTTTCCGAAGGGCTGCATTTTGCCCGGCAGTCAGGACTCGACGCCCACCGCGTGATGGAAGTGCTCTCGAAGGGAGCGGCGGGCTCCTGGCAGATGGAAAACCGTCATCAGACCATGCTCGAAGGCGATTACGATCACGGCTTTGCCGTGGACTGGATGCGCAAGGATCTCCACATCTGCCTGAGCGAGGCACGCCGGCTGAACGCCGCTCTCCCGATCACCGCGCTGGTGGATCAGTTCTACGCCGAGCTGCAGCGTCAGAGCGACGGCCGCCGGGACATCACGGCGCTGCTCAAGCGCCTGCAGGCGACCGAATGA
- the sdhD gene encoding succinate dehydrogenase, hydrophobic membrane anchor protein — translation MVNSVTSVTSFSRNGVSDWVMQRASAVVLAVYTVFIVGYLLFHPDLDYYTWSGLFEQTWMRIFSLLAFISLAAHAWVGLWTVTTDYLNATYQRIGVQMLIILAIFAYLVWGIQLLWGA, via the coding sequence ATGGTAAACAGCGTTACTAGCGTCACCAGTTTCAGCCGCAACGGCGTTTCCGACTGGGTCATGCAGCGCGCGTCTGCCGTGGTACTGGCGGTGTACACGGTATTCATCGTGGGCTACCTGCTGTTTCACCCCGATCTGGACTATTACACCTGGAGCGGCCTGTTTGAACAGACCTGGATGCGGATTTTCTCGCTGCTCGCCTTTATTTCCCTGGCGGCGCACGCCTGGGTCGGCCTGTGGACCGTGACCACCGATTATCTCAACGCTACCTATCAGCGCATAGGCGTCCAGATGCTGATTATCCTGGCCATCTTTGCCTACCTGGTATGGGGCATTCAACTTCTGTGGGGAGCCTGA
- the sdhC gene encoding succinate dehydrogenase, cytochrome b556 subunit, whose amino-acid sequence MNSKRPVNLDLRTFHFPLPALTSIAHRITGVILFVGLIFAFWALSKSLSSPAGFDAVSSALASNFLAKLIAWGLVSALAFHFVAGIKHLFMDADIGVTHEGGIQKAQATVIASVVLIILAGVWIW is encoded by the coding sequence GTGAATAGCAAACGACCCGTAAATCTCGATCTGAGAACGTTCCACTTCCCCCTGCCGGCATTGACGTCGATTGCGCACCGCATTACCGGCGTCATCCTGTTTGTGGGCCTGATCTTTGCCTTCTGGGCGCTCAGCAAATCGCTGTCCTCGCCGGCGGGCTTTGATGCCGTCAGCAGCGCCCTGGCCAGCAATTTTCTGGCCAAGCTGATTGCCTGGGGGCTGGTATCGGCCCTGGCGTTTCACTTCGTGGCCGGCATCAAGCACCTGTTCATGGATGCCGATATCGGCGTCACTCATGAGGGGGGCATCCAGAAGGCGCAGGCCACCGTGATCGCCAGCGTCGTACTGATCATCCTGGCAGGAGTATGGATATGGTAA
- a CDS encoding L,D-transpeptidase family protein encodes MLFLFFLGAGRRFCVRALGAALIFLPVAALAEALPAGHYELPETGNMVGEIYHITVQEGDTLLDIAAEQQVGYEEIRHANPDTSLWAPEPGTEVTIPARYILPPVRREGLVINLAELRLYYFPATAEGETPTVETYPIGIGRDGYDTPLGVTKTTMKLENPAWYPPDSIRQEAAEKGDALPSVVPAGPDNPLGERAILLDLPGYLIHGTNRPDGVGMRVSHGCIRMRPDTIKKLFSRVGVDEQVNIIDMPVKIGRDGERFYLQAYPLDEQKAGMDAVIRALDETPGAREQVLDYTRLKAVLAASDWQPVSLAPLPEAAIETRAQPHRWYNAFRDWQQSLKTKRDETESRDGA; translated from the coding sequence ATGCTTTTTCTTTTTTTCCTCGGCGCCGGGCGGCGCTTCTGCGTGCGGGCGCTTGGCGCGGCGCTGATTTTCCTGCCGGTTGCGGCTTTGGCAGAAGCCTTGCCCGCAGGCCACTATGAGCTGCCGGAAACGGGCAACATGGTGGGCGAGATCTATCACATCACGGTCCAAGAGGGGGATACTCTGCTCGATATTGCCGCCGAGCAGCAGGTGGGCTACGAAGAAATCCGCCACGCCAATCCGGATACCAGTCTGTGGGCGCCGGAGCCCGGCACCGAGGTGACCATTCCGGCGCGCTATATTCTGCCGCCGGTACGTCGGGAAGGGCTGGTGATCAACCTGGCCGAGCTGCGGCTGTATTACTTTCCCGCTACCGCAGAGGGCGAGACGCCGACCGTGGAGACCTATCCCATCGGGATTGGCCGGGACGGTTACGACACGCCGCTGGGGGTTACCAAAACCACCATGAAGCTGGAAAATCCGGCCTGGTACCCGCCCGATTCCATCCGCCAGGAGGCGGCGGAAAAGGGCGACGCGCTGCCCTCGGTGGTGCCGGCCGGGCCGGACAACCCGCTGGGCGAGCGGGCGATCCTGCTGGACCTGCCCGGCTATCTGATCCACGGCACCAACCGTCCGGACGGCGTCGGCATGCGCGTCAGCCACGGCTGTATCCGCATGCGCCCGGACACCATCAAGAAGCTGTTTTCCCGGGTGGGCGTCGACGAGCAGGTCAACATCATTGACATGCCGGTGAAGATCGGCCGCGACGGCGAGCGCTTCTATCTGCAGGCCTATCCGCTGGACGAGCAGAAAGCGGGCATGGACGCGGTGATCCGCGCACTCGACGAAACGCCCGGCGCCCGGGAGCAGGTGCTGGATTACACGCGCCTGAAGGCGGTGCTTGCCGCCAGCGACTGGCAGCCCGTGTCGCTGGCGCCGCTGCCGGAGGCCGCGATCGAGACTCGGGCGCAGCCCCATCGCTGGTACAATGCGTTTCGCGACTGGCAGCAGTCGCTGAAAACGAAACGGGATGAAACCGAATCGCGCGATGGCGCGTAA